One Phocaeicola dorei genomic region harbors:
- a CDS encoding glycoside hydrolase family 2 TIM barrel-domain containing protein: MRIYGLLLCGWMTVSLQAQQIHDWENHHVLQINREPARAAFVPFAKQKGDCSMSLDGMWKFRWTPVPSERIADFYRTDFNDEDWKSFPVPANWEINGYGTPIYVSAGYPFKIDPPRVMGEPKASYTTYKERNPVGQYRRTFILPAGWKADGQTFLRFEGVMSAFYVWINGERIGYSQGSMEPSEFNITRWLKPGENQIALEVYRYSDGSYLEDQDFWRFGGIHRSIHLVHTPDIRIRDYVVRTLPAVQGNYQDFRLLIDPQFSVYQGMDGKGYTLQAVLKDADGREIVNMVGNVEDILDLEHKAARMNEWYPQRGPRKMGRMSAVIKSPQRWTAETPYLYKLELRLQNVNGQTIEQVEQPVGFRCIEIKDGQMLVNGNSVRFRGVNRHEHDPYTARVMSEERMLQDILLMKQANVNAVRTSHYPNVSRWYELCDSLGLYVMDEADIEEHGLRGTLASTPDWYAAFLDRAVRMAERDKNHPSVVMWSMGNESGYGPNFAAISAWLHDFDPTRPVHYEGAQGVNGEPDPKTVDVISRFYTRVKQEYLNPGIPEGEDKERAENARWERLLEIAERTNDNRPVMTSEYAHCMGNALGNFKEYWDEIYSNSRMLGGFIWDWVDQGIYKILPDGRQMVAYGGDFGDQPNLKAFCFNGVVMSDRETTPKYWEVKKVYAPVKLEMEKDLQVFPKEQDLLVKEQDVLPKGLRVTNRNHHIGLEGYRCLWTLIENGKKMEQGELALPLVAPGETGTMALPDVKINKQADVRLNVSIVLKEDALWAKAGHEILKEQFALNDHLMAVANGVQPGKRKNKFSVLDLWKDSYFQAFRAPTDNDKSFGNWLAKDWKNQRLDAPQVEVITPETETQETNGTVSRKSVVKYRYAKGSIRVSSHYKIYVDGTVDLEQTYLPQGELPELPRLGSAFVLGEEYENLSWYGRGPWENYPDRKTSCLIGRWSSKVSSQYTHYPRPQDSGNHEDVTEVTLTNKEGKGIRVTAIDRPFSFSALYYTVDDIYKATHDCDLKPRKEIILSLDAAVLGLGNSSCGPGVLKKYAIDKQKPHTLRVRFSLIK; this comes from the coding sequence ATGAGAATATATGGATTGTTACTGTGCGGATGGATGACGGTATCCTTACAGGCCCAACAAATACATGATTGGGAGAATCATCATGTATTACAGATTAATCGGGAACCGGCAAGGGCTGCTTTTGTGCCTTTTGCCAAGCAGAAGGGGGATTGTTCGATGAGTCTGGACGGAATGTGGAAATTCCGGTGGACTCCTGTGCCTTCCGAACGGATAGCGGATTTCTACCGTACGGACTTTAATGACGAGGATTGGAAAAGTTTTCCGGTTCCTGCCAATTGGGAAATCAACGGATACGGAACACCTATTTATGTATCGGCAGGATATCCGTTTAAAATAGATCCTCCACGGGTAATGGGGGAGCCTAAAGCTTCGTATACCACCTACAAGGAACGTAATCCGGTGGGACAATACCGGCGTACTTTTATTTTACCGGCTGGGTGGAAAGCGGATGGGCAGACTTTTCTTCGTTTTGAAGGAGTGATGAGCGCTTTTTATGTATGGATAAACGGTGAACGTATAGGGTATAGCCAGGGAAGTATGGAACCTAGTGAGTTCAATATCACCCGTTGGTTGAAACCGGGAGAGAACCAAATAGCTTTAGAGGTTTATCGGTATAGTGACGGATCTTATTTGGAAGATCAGGATTTTTGGCGTTTTGGAGGTATTCATCGCAGTATTCATTTGGTGCATACTCCAGATATCCGTATCCGTGACTATGTAGTGCGTACCCTCCCTGCTGTTCAGGGGAATTATCAAGATTTCAGACTGCTGATTGATCCGCAGTTCAGCGTTTATCAGGGAATGGACGGTAAAGGCTATACGTTGCAGGCAGTGCTGAAGGATGCGGATGGAAGAGAAATAGTGAATATGGTTGGCAATGTGGAAGATATCTTGGATTTGGAGCATAAGGCGGCACGGATGAATGAATGGTATCCGCAACGTGGTCCACGTAAGATGGGACGTATGTCCGCCGTTATAAAATCTCCACAACGTTGGACAGCCGAAACTCCTTATTTATATAAGTTGGAGCTTCGTTTACAGAATGTAAACGGACAGACCATAGAGCAAGTGGAACAGCCGGTAGGTTTTCGTTGTATTGAAATAAAAGACGGACAAATGTTGGTTAACGGTAATTCTGTCCGCTTTCGTGGGGTAAACCGTCATGAACACGATCCGTATACGGCACGCGTGATGAGTGAGGAGAGAATGTTGCAGGATATATTATTGATGAAACAAGCCAATGTGAATGCAGTCCGTACCAGTCACTATCCCAATGTGAGCCGTTGGTACGAACTGTGTGACAGCTTGGGACTGTATGTGATGGATGAGGCGGATATAGAAGAGCACGGATTGCGTGGAACATTGGCCAGTACACCCGATTGGTACGCCGCTTTTCTGGATCGTGCGGTACGTATGGCGGAACGCGATAAAAATCATCCTTCGGTAGTGATGTGGAGCATGGGAAATGAAAGTGGTTACGGACCTAATTTTGCTGCTATTTCGGCTTGGCTACATGATTTTGATCCTACACGTCCCGTACACTATGAAGGAGCTCAGGGAGTGAACGGAGAACCCGATCCGAAAACGGTGGATGTAATCAGCCGTTTCTATACCCGTGTGAAACAGGAGTATCTGAATCCCGGCATTCCCGAAGGGGAAGACAAGGAACGGGCGGAGAACGCACGTTGGGAACGCCTGTTGGAAATAGCGGAACGCACGAATGATAACCGTCCTGTGATGACCAGCGAATATGCACATTGCATGGGAAATGCTTTAGGTAATTTCAAGGAATATTGGGATGAGATTTATAGTAACTCACGTATGCTGGGCGGCTTTATATGGGACTGGGTGGATCAAGGTATTTATAAGATATTGCCGGATGGCCGCCAGATGGTGGCGTATGGCGGTGATTTTGGTGATCAGCCTAATTTAAAGGCTTTTTGTTTTAATGGTGTGGTGATGAGTGACCGCGAAACTACGCCCAAATATTGGGAGGTGAAGAAAGTATATGCCCCGGTTAAATTGGAAATGGAAAAAGATCTTCAGGTTTTTCCAAAAGAACAAGATCTTTTAGTAAAAGAACAAGATGTTTTGCCCAAAGGATTAAGAGTTACGAACCGCAATCACCACATTGGTCTGGAAGGATATCGCTGTCTGTGGACTTTGATAGAGAATGGGAAGAAGATGGAACAAGGGGAACTGGCGCTTCCATTGGTGGCACCCGGTGAAACGGGAACGATGGCTTTGCCCGATGTCAAGATTAATAAGCAGGCTGATGTTCGATTGAATGTAAGTATAGTATTGAAAGAAGATGCTTTATGGGCGAAAGCCGGGCATGAGATTTTAAAGGAACAGTTTGCCTTGAATGATCATTTGATGGCGGTGGCTAACGGTGTACAACCGGGTAAACGTAAAAATAAGTTTTCTGTTTTGGATTTATGGAAAGATAGTTATTTTCAGGCTTTCCGTGCTCCGACGGATAATGATAAAAGTTTCGGTAACTGGTTGGCCAAAGATTGGAAGAATCAGAGATTGGATGCTCCTCAAGTAGAGGTGATTACTCCCGAAACGGAAACTCAGGAAACGAATGGCACCGTATCGAGGAAATCGGTTGTGAAATATCGTTATGCCAAAGGTAGCATCCGTGTCTCTTCCCATTATAAAATATATGTGGATGGAACGGTGGATTTGGAACAGACTTATCTGCCACAAGGAGAATTGCCGGAATTGCCTCGTCTGGGTAGTGCATTTGTATTGGGAGAAGAATACGAGAATCTTTCCTGGTACGGTCGTGGCCCGTGGGAAAATTATCCCGACCGTAAGACGTCCTGTTTGATAGGCAGATGGAGCAGCAAGGTGAGCAGTCAATATACACATTACCCCCGTCCTCAGGACAGTGGCAATCACGAGGATGTCACAGAGGTGACCCTTACCAATAAAGAAGGGAAAGGTATCCGTGTGACAGCCATAGACCGGCCATTTTCATTTTCGGCCTTATATTATACTGTGGATGATATTTATAAAGCAACTCATGATTGTGACTTGAAACCACGAAAGGAGATTATTCTCAGCCTGGATGCTGCGGTTTTAGGTTTAGGAAACAGTAGTTGTGGTCCGGGAGTGCTGAAGAAGTATGCCATTGATAAGCAGAAACCTCATACTTTGCGGGTACGTTTCAGTCTTATTAAATGA
- a CDS encoding glycoside hydrolase family 2 protein has product MKRTTTFLSLLALSAGLLAQSSVKTERQYLSGRGCDDMVQWDFMCTGGNNSGKWTKIGVPSCWELQGFGTYQYGMKFYGKAFPEGVADEQGLYKYEFELPAEWNGKQIELVFEGSMTDTQVKINGRKAGSMHQGAFYRFIYNVSDRVFFGSKKKNVLEVTVSKESANAGVNLAERRADYWNFGGIFRPVFIVAKPAQNIDRLAIDAKADGNFYADCFLNMAVEGARIHTVITDVKGKKVAENTSDVRTGSDHASINFTVKSPELWTAETPTMYQATFTLLDKAGKTLHVENQKFGFRTIETRESDGLYINGQRVMIKGVNRHSFRPESGRTLSKAKNIEDVLLIKSMNMNAVRLSHYPADPEFFEACDSLGLYVMDELSGWHGKHETINGQKLVKEMITRDVNHPCIIWWSNGNEKGWNTELDGEFHKYDPQKRPVLHPQGNFSGYETMHYRSYGESQNYMRLPEIFMPTEFLHGLYDGGHGAGLYDYWEMMRKHPRCAGGFLWVLADEGVKRVDMNGFIDNCGNYGADGIVGPHHEKEGSYFTIKQVWCPIQIRVDSLDSQFDGKLRIENRYDFLNANTCRFTYKYVQLPSVTDRGGMKVMKQGEVNCPDIPAHGVGTLTIPAAMKGANALLLTVTDKNGNDLFTWSYKLEDIAGLQQVSAGNKPSYKETADALTVDAGGRTFTFSQKDGQLKGVKIGSRTISLTNGPRFIAAKRSDRSMDQFYNHDDKEAEKKKTQYTTFEDAGCFTGFSVREEGNNVVVTANYKLGCFDQAVWTISPDGTAAIDFTYNFSGVVDLMGVMFDYPEDKVLSKRWVGDGPYRVWQNRLHGPQLGVWENEYNDPIPAESFTYPEFKGYFANVQWMTLETQEGMISICNRTPQNYVGVYQPRDGRDGLLYTFPVTGISLMKVIPPVRNKVNTTDLIGPSSQAFWADGEYGGGITLKFE; this is encoded by the coding sequence ATGAAAAGAACAACAACTTTTTTATCACTCCTTGCTTTATCGGCAGGTTTGTTGGCGCAATCTTCCGTAAAAACAGAACGCCAATACTTGTCAGGACGTGGCTGTGATGATATGGTACAATGGGATTTCATGTGTACCGGTGGTAATAATTCCGGAAAATGGACGAAAATCGGAGTACCTTCTTGTTGGGAGCTGCAAGGATTCGGTACTTATCAGTATGGCATGAAATTCTATGGTAAGGCTTTTCCTGAAGGAGTAGCTGATGAACAAGGTTTGTATAAATATGAATTTGAGTTGCCTGCCGAATGGAATGGTAAACAGATAGAGCTGGTATTTGAAGGCTCTATGACTGATACGCAGGTAAAGATAAATGGTCGTAAAGCTGGCTCCATGCATCAGGGAGCTTTTTACCGCTTTATTTATAATGTGAGTGACCGGGTATTCTTCGGATCGAAAAAAAAGAATGTACTTGAAGTAACTGTAAGCAAGGAAAGTGCGAATGCAGGGGTTAATTTGGCAGAACGCCGTGCTGATTATTGGAATTTTGGAGGTATTTTCCGTCCTGTGTTTATCGTGGCGAAACCAGCTCAAAATATCGATCGTCTGGCAATAGATGCGAAGGCGGATGGGAATTTCTATGCTGATTGTTTTCTGAATATGGCAGTAGAAGGTGCTAGGATACATACTGTCATAACAGATGTTAAAGGGAAAAAAGTGGCCGAAAATACTTCGGATGTCCGTACAGGTAGCGATCATGCTTCGATTAATTTCACTGTAAAATCTCCTGAATTATGGACAGCTGAAACTCCGACTATGTATCAGGCTACGTTTACTTTGCTTGATAAAGCCGGTAAAACCCTGCATGTTGAAAATCAGAAATTTGGTTTCCGTACGATTGAAACACGTGAAAGTGACGGATTGTATATCAATGGTCAGCGTGTGATGATTAAAGGAGTGAACCGGCATAGCTTCCGTCCTGAAAGCGGACGTACACTGAGCAAGGCAAAGAATATTGAAGATGTATTGCTTATCAAAAGCATGAACATGAATGCTGTTCGTCTAAGTCATTATCCTGCTGATCCCGAATTCTTTGAAGCTTGTGACTCTTTGGGACTTTATGTAATGGATGAATTGAGTGGCTGGCATGGCAAGCACGAAACTATCAACGGGCAGAAGCTGGTAAAAGAAATGATTACCCGTGATGTAAACCATCCGTGTATTATCTGGTGGAGCAATGGTAATGAAAAAGGCTGGAATACTGAATTGGATGGTGAATTTCATAAATATGATCCTCAGAAACGTCCGGTGCTTCATCCGCAAGGCAACTTCAGCGGATATGAAACTATGCACTATCGTTCTTATGGAGAAAGCCAGAACTATATGCGTCTGCCAGAAATATTTATGCCGACCGAATTCTTGCACGGGTTGTATGATGGGGGCCATGGAGCAGGATTGTATGATTATTGGGAAATGATGCGTAAACATCCTCGTTGTGCCGGAGGTTTTCTTTGGGTGCTGGCTGACGAGGGCGTGAAGCGTGTGGATATGAATGGATTCATTGACAACTGCGGCAATTATGGAGCTGATGGTATTGTAGGACCGCACCACGAAAAAGAGGGAAGTTATTTTACCATCAAGCAGGTGTGGTGTCCTATTCAAATCAGGGTTGATAGCCTTGACAGTCAGTTTGACGGCAAACTGAGAATAGAGAACCGGTACGATTTTTTGAATGCGAATACTTGCCGTTTCACCTATAAATATGTACAATTGCCTTCTGTGACCGATAGGGGGGGAATGAAAGTGATGAAACAGGGAGAGGTGAACTGTCCCGACATTCCTGCTCACGGTGTGGGTACACTGACTATTCCTGCGGCTATGAAGGGAGCCAATGCTCTACTGCTGACCGTTACGGATAAAAATGGGAATGACCTTTTTACATGGAGCTATAAACTGGAAGACATTGCCGGATTGCAACAGGTTTCTGCCGGAAACAAGCCTTCTTATAAAGAAACTGCCGATGCATTGACGGTTGATGCTGGAGGACGTACATTTACTTTCTCTCAGAAAGACGGACAACTGAAAGGGGTGAAGATTGGAAGCCGTACCATCAGCCTGACAAATGGACCTCGTTTTATTGCTGCGAAGCGTTCGGACCGTTCTATGGACCAGTTTTACAACCATGATGACAAAGAGGCTGAAAAGAAGAAAACCCAATATACAACATTTGAGGATGCTGGTTGTTTCACGGGCTTTAGCGTGCGTGAAGAAGGCAATAACGTAGTAGTTACCGCTAACTACAAACTGGGATGTTTTGATCAGGCTGTATGGACTATCTCCCCTGACGGTACCGCTGCTATAGACTTTACATACAACTTTAGTGGTGTTGTGGATTTGATGGGGGTGATGTTTGATTATCCGGAAGATAAAGTGTTGAGCAAGCGTTGGGTAGGTGACGGCCCTTACCGTGTATGGCAGAACCGTCTGCATGGCCCGCAGTTGGGCGTATGGGAAAATGAGTATAATGATCCCATTCCTGCTGAAAGTTTTACTTATCCCGAATTTAAAGGGTACTTCGCTAATGTGCAATGGATGACTTTGGAAACACAGGAAGGAATGATAAGTATTTGTAACCGTACTCCTCAGAATTATGTAGGGGTTTATCAGCCTCGCGACGGTCGTGACGGCTTGCTTTATACTTTTCCTGTTACCGGTATCAGTCTGATGAAAGTAATTCCTCCGGTTCGTAATAAAGTGAATACGACAGATTTGATAGGTCCGTCTTCACAAGCATTTTGGGCTGATGGAGAATATGGAGGAGGTATCACGTTAAAATTTGAATAA
- a CDS encoding glycosyl hydrolase, with the protein MKIKHLFVSILLVTGFQPMIAQSALRQQFVNSPVQEARPWTFWYWMFGAVTPEGITADLEAMHRIGLGGAYLMPIKGVEQGPQYEGKAQQLTPEWWRMVTHSMREADRLGMQLGMHICDGFALAGGPWITSEESMQKVVWSDTIVNGGNIRNLTLPMPEALDGYYEDIVTYAIPLERQPEDTSLKPKVTFGNLKSVVIKDESKAVNRDEKGVFRSSYPCWIQYEYAEPVTCSNVEIILGGNNYQAHRLKVLASEDGRTFKTVKQLVPARQGWQNTDFQSTHAIPPVTARYFRFEWTPVGSEPGSEDLDAAKWKPNLKINDIVLHAAPRIHQWEGKAGLVWRVATATTSTEIPDAACVQPDELINLPLYQGRLTARLPEGKWRILRMGHTATGHVNATAGGGKGLECDKFSTKAVQKQFSNWFAEMFKKTDEAVARRVLKYMHVDSWECGSQNWSDNFAAEFKKRRGYDLMPYLPLLAGIPMESAARSEQILRDVRTTIGELVTDVFYTVLADCARQYDCRFSAECVAPTMVSDGLMHYQKVDLPMGEFWLNSPTHDKPNDMLDAISGAHIYGKNIIQAEGFTEIRGVWDEDPAMLKPLLDRNYALGINKLFFHVYTHNPWMNHRPGMTLDGIGLFFQRDQTWWEEGKSFVDYITRCQTLLQYGHPVADIAVFTGEEMPRRSILPERLVSMLPGIYGAERVESERIRLANEGQPTRVRPVGVTHSANMADPEDWVNPMRGYAYDSFNKDALLRLAKAENGRMVLPGGASYKVLVLPTARPMNPDNLPLSPEAQAKVEELRVAGVIIPKLPYREDDFSSFGVERDVLLPADVAYTHRSGEEYEIYFVANQVDSLRTFNASFRIAGRTPELWNAVTGTITRPAQWKEANGRTEVALSLPANGSVFVVFPKEYSEVSPEQTEREPVSILIKEWTVTFPSVRKTVTRPALFDWSKEEDEKIRYYAGHATYRGLFRWKNEQDGRIILRLGKVANVATVRVNSIACGTAWTAPYEVDITDALRNGTNVLEVEVVNTWANALRGADLDKAPFEGIWTNAKFRLPGDDLLPAGWMGPCEFFKTKE; encoded by the coding sequence ATGAAGATAAAACATCTGTTTGTATCCATATTGCTGGTAACCGGATTCCAACCGATGATAGCACAATCCGCTTTACGGCAACAGTTTGTAAATTCACCCGTACAGGAAGCTCGTCCTTGGACTTTCTGGTATTGGATGTTTGGCGCTGTAACTCCCGAAGGGATTACTGCAGATTTGGAGGCCATGCATCGTATAGGTTTGGGTGGGGCCTATCTGATGCCTATTAAGGGAGTAGAGCAAGGACCTCAATACGAGGGAAAAGCCCAGCAGCTTACCCCTGAATGGTGGCGTATGGTCACTCATAGTATGAGAGAGGCTGATAGGCTAGGCATGCAGTTGGGAATGCATATCTGTGATGGCTTTGCCTTGGCGGGAGGTCCTTGGATAACTTCCGAAGAGTCGATGCAAAAAGTGGTATGGAGTGATACTATAGTGAACGGTGGGAATATTCGTAATTTGACTTTGCCCATGCCCGAAGCACTGGATGGCTATTATGAAGATATCGTTACCTACGCCATTCCATTGGAGCGTCAGCCTGAGGATACTTCATTGAAGCCGAAGGTAACTTTCGGCAATTTGAAATCGGTCGTTATTAAAGATGAATCCAAAGCTGTGAACAGAGATGAAAAAGGAGTTTTCCGTTCCTCTTATCCTTGTTGGATTCAGTATGAATATGCAGAACCTGTGACTTGCAGTAATGTGGAAATTATTTTGGGAGGAAATAACTACCAGGCACATCGCCTGAAAGTATTGGCCAGTGAGGATGGACGGACATTCAAAACAGTGAAGCAACTGGTTCCTGCCCGGCAGGGATGGCAGAATACGGATTTCCAGTCCACTCATGCTATCCCTCCTGTTACCGCCCGTTACTTCCGTTTTGAGTGGACTCCCGTGGGAAGTGAACCGGGTAGTGAAGATTTGGATGCAGCCAAATGGAAACCGAATTTGAAAATCAATGATATAGTCCTTCATGCGGCTCCACGTATTCATCAATGGGAGGGAAAAGCAGGACTGGTGTGGCGTGTAGCTACTGCTACTACTTCGACGGAAATACCTGATGCGGCATGTGTGCAGCCGGATGAATTGATCAATCTCCCTTTGTATCAGGGCAGGCTGACCGCCCGTTTACCCGAAGGTAAATGGCGTATTCTCCGCATGGGACATACGGCAACCGGACATGTAAATGCTACTGCCGGAGGTGGTAAAGGATTGGAATGCGACAAGTTCAGTACCAAGGCTGTTCAGAAACAGTTCTCGAACTGGTTTGCGGAAATGTTCAAAAAGACGGATGAAGCCGTGGCACGCCGTGTGTTGAAATATATGCACGTAGACAGTTGGGAGTGTGGCAGTCAGAACTGGAGTGATAACTTCGCGGCGGAATTTAAGAAACGTCGTGGATATGATTTGATGCCTTATCTTCCTTTGCTGGCAGGTATTCCGATGGAAAGCGCCGCTCGCAGTGAGCAGATATTGCGGGATGTCCGTACCACCATCGGAGAACTGGTGACTGATGTGTTCTACACCGTATTGGCTGATTGTGCCCGTCAATATGATTGTCGTTTTTCTGCCGAGTGCGTAGCTCCTACTATGGTCAGTGACGGATTGATGCATTATCAGAAAGTGGATTTGCCTATGGGGGAATTTTGGTTGAACAGTCCTACGCATGATAAACCCAATGATATGCTGGATGCCATCAGCGGTGCGCATATTTATGGAAAGAATATTATCCAGGCCGAAGGCTTTACTGAAATTCGTGGCGTATGGGATGAAGACCCTGCCATGCTGAAACCTTTGCTGGACCGTAACTATGCACTGGGTATCAATAAGCTCTTTTTTCATGTCTATACCCATAATCCCTGGATGAACCACCGGCCTGGTATGACATTGGACGGCATCGGACTCTTCTTCCAGCGCGACCAGACCTGGTGGGAGGAAGGAAAATCTTTTGTAGATTACATCACCCGTTGCCAGACTTTGTTGCAATACGGTCATCCGGTGGCTGATATCGCCGTCTTTACCGGTGAAGAAATGCCACGACGTTCCATTTTACCCGAACGGTTAGTTTCGATGCTTCCCGGTATCTATGGAGCCGAACGGGTGGAAAGCGAACGGATTCGGCTGGCTAATGAAGGTCAACCTACCCGTGTGCGTCCTGTCGGTGTTACCCATTCGGCAAACATGGCCGATCCCGAAGACTGGGTGAACCCGATGCGTGGCTATGCCTACGATTCTTTCAACAAAGATGCTCTGTTACGTTTGGCAAAAGCGGAGAATGGAAGAATGGTACTTCCGGGAGGAGCTTCTTATAAAGTATTGGTGCTTCCTACAGCCCGTCCTATGAATCCTGATAACCTGCCGTTGTCTCCTGAGGCACAGGCAAAAGTAGAGGAACTCCGTGTGGCAGGTGTCATTATTCCGAAATTGCCTTATCGGGAAGATGATTTTTCTTCTTTCGGTGTGGAACGGGATGTACTTCTTCCTGCTGATGTGGCATATACTCATCGGAGTGGGGAAGAGTATGAGATTTATTTTGTAGCCAATCAGGTGGACAGTTTGCGTACATTCAATGCTTCTTTCCGCATTGCGGGACGCACGCCTGAATTGTGGAATGCGGTAACAGGAACCATAACTCGTCCAGCACAATGGAAAGAAGCGAACGGTCGTACCGAAGTCGCTTTGTCTTTGCCTGCCAATGGATCTGTATTTGTAGTATTCCCCAAAGAATATTCAGAAGTTTCTCCGGAACAGACCGAAAGGGAACCTGTATCCATATTGATCAAGGAATGGACAGTAACATTCCCCTCTGTGCGTAAGACTGTCACTCGTCCGGCATTATTTGACTGGAGTAAGGAAGAGGATGAAAAAATAAGATATTATGCCGGACATGCTACTTACAGAGGGTTATTCAGATGGAAGAATGAACAGGACGGAAGAATCATTCTTCGCTTGGGAAAAGTGGCCAATGTGGCGACTGTACGTGTCAACAGCATTGCATGCGGTACAGCTTGGACAGCTCCCTATGAAGTGGATATTACCGATGCGCTTCGTAACGGAACCAATGTATTGGAAGTGGAGGTAGTGAATACTTGGGCGAATGCGCTCCGTGGGGCTGATTTGGATAAAGCGCCTTTTGAGGGGATATGGACGAATGCAAAATTCCGTCTGCCCGGAGATGATTTGTTGCCTGCCGGATGGATGGGACCTTGCGAGTTTTTTAAAACTAAAGAATAA
- a CDS encoding sialate O-acetylesterase gives MKNKKLLLGIAWAWLICLSANAEVKLPAFFSDGMVMQQQTRANLWGTATPNASVKITTSWDKQTYKITADAKGAWKLALSTPSAGGPYTITFDDGKLTEIRDILMGELWLCSGQSNMEMPMKGFKNQPVENSNTDVMNSRNPQLRLFTVKRASSFTPKTDVVGTWQEAVPATVREFSATAYYFGRMIQQQLNIPVGLIVASWGGSACEAWMHPDWLKAFPEAKIPQSEADIKSKNRTPTVLYNGMLHPLIGLAMRGVIWYQGEDNYNRASTYADMFSALIRGWREEWQQGEFPFYYCQIAPYDYGIITEPGKNVINSAYLREQQAMVEHRVGNSGMAVLLDAGMKTGIHPGKKRVAGERLGRLALVKTYGMKGVTAESPYYAGMEVKNDTVIVSFDRAPMWINCKDRFESYNFQVAGKDRVFYPAKAWIQRSKMLVKSERVPHPVAVRYGFENYVEGDLFGEDLPVSSFRSDDW, from the coding sequence ATGAAAAATAAGAAACTACTACTGGGAATTGCTTGGGCATGGTTGATTTGCCTGTCGGCAAATGCGGAAGTGAAATTGCCCGCTTTCTTTTCAGATGGCATGGTGATGCAGCAGCAGACTCGTGCCAATTTATGGGGAACAGCTACTCCCAATGCATCGGTGAAAATTACAACAAGTTGGGATAAACAAACCTATAAAATTACTGCCGATGCAAAAGGCGCGTGGAAACTTGCTTTATCCACCCCCTCTGCCGGAGGTCCTTACACGATTACTTTTGATGATGGAAAGTTGACTGAAATACGTGATATCCTGATGGGGGAATTATGGTTATGCTCCGGTCAAAGTAATATGGAAATGCCCATGAAAGGTTTTAAAAACCAGCCGGTGGAGAATAGCAATACAGATGTGATGAACAGCCGTAATCCGCAACTCCGCCTGTTCACCGTAAAGCGGGCTTCCTCTTTTACTCCGAAAACAGATGTGGTAGGAACCTGGCAGGAAGCTGTTCCGGCAACCGTGCGTGAATTTAGTGCTACTGCTTATTACTTCGGTCGGATGATACAACAGCAGTTGAATATACCTGTGGGTTTGATTGTGGCTTCTTGGGGAGGCTCTGCCTGTGAAGCCTGGATGCATCCGGATTGGTTGAAGGCATTTCCCGAAGCAAAGATTCCCCAATCGGAAGCCGATATCAAGTCAAAGAACCGTACTCCGACTGTACTCTATAACGGTATGCTTCATCCGCTCATCGGATTAGCCATGCGTGGAGTTATCTGGTATCAGGGGGAAGATAACTATAACCGGGCTTCTACTTATGCCGATATGTTCAGTGCACTGATACGCGGGTGGCGCGAAGAATGGCAGCAAGGGGAATTTCCCTTCTATTATTGTCAAATTGCACCTTATGATTATGGAATTATTACTGAGCCTGGCAAGAATGTGATAAATTCTGCTTATCTTCGCGAACAACAAGCTATGGTAGAACACCGGGTGGGCAATAGTGGTATGGCTGTATTGTTGGACGCAGGAATGAAAACGGGGATTCATCCGGGTAAAAAGAGGGTAGCAGGAGAACGTCTGGGGCGTTTGGCATTAGTAAAAACTTACGGAATGAAAGGTGTTACGGCCGAAAGTCCTTACTATGCAGGAATGGAAGTAAAGAATGATACGGTAATAGTCAGTTTTGATCGGGCGCCGATGTGGATAAATTGTAAAGACCGTTTTGAATCATATAACTTTCAGGTTGCAGGCAAAGATCGGGTTTTTTATCCTGCTAAAGCGTGGATACAGAGAAGTAAAATGCTTGTAAAGAGCGAAAGAGTACCTCATCCGGTGGCAGTTCGTTATGGTTTCGAAAATTATGTGGAAGGAGATTTGTTTGGTGAAGATTTACCTGTGTCGTCTTTCCGTTCCGATGACTGGTAA